In Xiphophorus couchianus chromosome 24, X_couchianus-1.0, whole genome shotgun sequence, a single genomic region encodes these proteins:
- the LOC114140417 gene encoding FUN14 domain-containing protein 1 isoform X7: protein MATGDHREAGQDDPESEDEVYEVVDLTEYARRHQWWSRVFGNNSGPIAEKYSVATQIMMGGVTGWCAGYVFQRVGKIAATAIGGGFLLLQIANHSGYVQVDWKKVEKDVNKAKKHLKKKANKAAPEINTFIEEATDFIKRNIVLSSGFVGGFFLGLAS, encoded by the exons ATGGCGACGGGGGACCACAGAGAAG CAGGACAGGACGACCCAGAGAGCGAAGACGAGGTCTATGAGGTGGTGGACCTCACAGAGTACGCCCGGAGGCACCAGTGGTGGAGCCGGGTGTTTGGGAACAACTCCGGGCCGATTGCTGAGAAATATTCCGTGGCCACCCAGATCATGATGGGAGGGGTGACTGGCTG GTGTGCTGGCTATGTTTTCCAAAGAGTCGGGAAGATAGCGGCGACTGCCATTGGTGGAGGATTCCTTCTTTTACAG ATTGCTAACCACAGTGGTTACGTGCAGGTGGACTGGAAAAAGGTGGAGAAGGAcgtaaacaaagcaaaaaagcaCCTGAAGAAGAAGGCAAACAAAGCAGCCcctgaaataaacacattcattGAGGAG GCCACAGATTTTATAAAGAGGAATATCGTCCTGTCCAGCGGGTTTGTTGGTGGCTTCTTTTTGGGACTGGCATCCTAA
- the LOC114140417 gene encoding FUN14 domain-containing protein 1 isoform X3 translates to MLFGVVNPVGGAQKRSPAGQDDPESEDEVYEVVDLTEYARRHQWWSRVFGNNSGPIAEKYSVATQIMMGGVTGWCAGYVFQRVGKIAATAIGGGFLLLQIANHSGYVQVDWKKVEKDVNKAKKHLKKKANKAAPEINTFIEEVKATDFIKRNIVLSSGFVGGFFLGLAS, encoded by the exons ATGCTGTTCGGTGTAGTAAATCCTGTCGGGGGGGCACAAAAGCGCTCTCCGG CAGGACAGGACGACCCAGAGAGCGAAGACGAGGTCTATGAGGTGGTGGACCTCACAGAGTACGCCCGGAGGCACCAGTGGTGGAGCCGGGTGTTTGGGAACAACTCCGGGCCGATTGCTGAGAAATATTCCGTGGCCACCCAGATCATGATGGGAGGGGTGACTGGCTG GTGTGCTGGCTATGTTTTCCAAAGAGTCGGGAAGATAGCGGCGACTGCCATTGGTGGAGGATTCCTTCTTTTACAG ATTGCTAACCACAGTGGTTACGTGCAGGTGGACTGGAAAAAGGTGGAGAAGGAcgtaaacaaagcaaaaaagcaCCTGAAGAAGAAGGCAAACAAAGCAGCCcctgaaataaacacattcattGAGGAGGTAAAG GCCACAGATTTTATAAAGAGGAATATCGTCCTGTCCAGCGGGTTTGTTGGTGGCTTCTTTTTGGGACTGGCATCCTAA
- the LOC114140417 gene encoding FUN14 domain-containing protein 1 isoform X6 — protein MATGDHREAGQDDPESEDEVYEVVDLTEYARRHQWWSRVFGNNSGPIAEKYSVATQIMMGGVTGWCAGYVFQRVGKIAATAIGGGFLLLQIANHSGYVQVDWKKVEKDVNKAKKHLKKKANKAAPEINTFIEEVKATDFIKRNIVLSSGFVGGFFLGLAS, from the exons ATGGCGACGGGGGACCACAGAGAAG CAGGACAGGACGACCCAGAGAGCGAAGACGAGGTCTATGAGGTGGTGGACCTCACAGAGTACGCCCGGAGGCACCAGTGGTGGAGCCGGGTGTTTGGGAACAACTCCGGGCCGATTGCTGAGAAATATTCCGTGGCCACCCAGATCATGATGGGAGGGGTGACTGGCTG GTGTGCTGGCTATGTTTTCCAAAGAGTCGGGAAGATAGCGGCGACTGCCATTGGTGGAGGATTCCTTCTTTTACAG ATTGCTAACCACAGTGGTTACGTGCAGGTGGACTGGAAAAAGGTGGAGAAGGAcgtaaacaaagcaaaaaagcaCCTGAAGAAGAAGGCAAACAAAGCAGCCcctgaaataaacacattcattGAGGAGGTAAAG GCCACAGATTTTATAAAGAGGAATATCGTCCTGTCCAGCGGGTTTGTTGGTGGCTTCTTTTTGGGACTGGCATCCTAA
- the LOC114140417 gene encoding FUN14 domain-containing protein 1 isoform X1: MNRALELRVRNSLKYTFHVVNNTAGQDDPESEDEVYEVVDLTEYARRHQWWSRVFGNNSGPIAEKYSVATQIMMGGVTGWCAGYVFQRVGKIAATAIGGGFLLLQIANHSGYVQVDWKKVEKDVNKAKKHLKKKANKAAPEINTFIEEVKATDFIKRNIVLSSGFVGGFFLGLAS; the protein is encoded by the exons ATGAACCGAGCACTTGAGCTTAGGGTCAGAAACAGcctaaaatatacatttcatgTGGTTAACAACACAGCAGGACAGGACGACCCAGAGAGCGAAGACGAGGTCTATGAGGTGGTGGACCTCACAGAGTACGCCCGGAGGCACCAGTGGTGGAGCCGGGTGTTTGGGAACAACTCCGGGCCGATTGCTGAGAAATATTCCGTGGCCACCCAGATCATGATGGGAGGGGTGACTGGCTG GTGTGCTGGCTATGTTTTCCAAAGAGTCGGGAAGATAGCGGCGACTGCCATTGGTGGAGGATTCCTTCTTTTACAG ATTGCTAACCACAGTGGTTACGTGCAGGTGGACTGGAAAAAGGTGGAGAAGGAcgtaaacaaagcaaaaaagcaCCTGAAGAAGAAGGCAAACAAAGCAGCCcctgaaataaacacattcattGAGGAGGTAAAG GCCACAGATTTTATAAAGAGGAATATCGTCCTGTCCAGCGGGTTTGTTGGTGGCTTCTTTTTGGGACTGGCATCCTAA
- the LOC114140417 gene encoding FUN14 domain-containing protein 1 isoform X4 encodes MNRALELRVRNSLKYTFHVVNNTAGQDDPESEDEVYEVVDLTEYARRHQWWSRVFGNNSGPIAEKYSVATQIMMGGVTGWCAGYVFQRVGKIAATAIGGGFLLLQVDWKKVEKDVNKAKKHLKKKANKAAPEINTFIEEVKATDFIKRNIVLSSGFVGGFFLGLAS; translated from the exons ATGAACCGAGCACTTGAGCTTAGGGTCAGAAACAGcctaaaatatacatttcatgTGGTTAACAACACAGCAGGACAGGACGACCCAGAGAGCGAAGACGAGGTCTATGAGGTGGTGGACCTCACAGAGTACGCCCGGAGGCACCAGTGGTGGAGCCGGGTGTTTGGGAACAACTCCGGGCCGATTGCTGAGAAATATTCCGTGGCCACCCAGATCATGATGGGAGGGGTGACTGGCTG GTGTGCTGGCTATGTTTTCCAAAGAGTCGGGAAGATAGCGGCGACTGCCATTGGTGGAGGATTCCTTCTTTTACAG GTGGACTGGAAAAAGGTGGAGAAGGAcgtaaacaaagcaaaaaagcaCCTGAAGAAGAAGGCAAACAAAGCAGCCcctgaaataaacacattcattGAGGAGGTAAAG GCCACAGATTTTATAAAGAGGAATATCGTCCTGTCCAGCGGGTTTGTTGGTGGCTTCTTTTTGGGACTGGCATCCTAA
- the LOC114140417 gene encoding FUN14 domain-containing protein 1 isoform X5, with translation MNRALELRVRNSLKYTFHVVNNTAGQDDPESEDEVYEVVDLTEYARRHQWWSRVFGNNSGPIAEKYSVATQIMMGGVTGWCAGYVFQRVGKIAATAIGGGFLLLQVDWKKVEKDVNKAKKHLKKKANKAAPEINTFIEEATDFIKRNIVLSSGFVGGFFLGLAS, from the exons ATGAACCGAGCACTTGAGCTTAGGGTCAGAAACAGcctaaaatatacatttcatgTGGTTAACAACACAGCAGGACAGGACGACCCAGAGAGCGAAGACGAGGTCTATGAGGTGGTGGACCTCACAGAGTACGCCCGGAGGCACCAGTGGTGGAGCCGGGTGTTTGGGAACAACTCCGGGCCGATTGCTGAGAAATATTCCGTGGCCACCCAGATCATGATGGGAGGGGTGACTGGCTG GTGTGCTGGCTATGTTTTCCAAAGAGTCGGGAAGATAGCGGCGACTGCCATTGGTGGAGGATTCCTTCTTTTACAG GTGGACTGGAAAAAGGTGGAGAAGGAcgtaaacaaagcaaaaaagcaCCTGAAGAAGAAGGCAAACAAAGCAGCCcctgaaataaacacattcattGAGGAG GCCACAGATTTTATAAAGAGGAATATCGTCCTGTCCAGCGGGTTTGTTGGTGGCTTCTTTTTGGGACTGGCATCCTAA
- the cenpl gene encoding centromere protein L — protein MEGSRESAGRTPHSGVVKRRSKSQSYRRSIRTCFGVASGLGLTPALTARRMNTSRKAPRSQNITEKVKPEHLELLVKTEWQLSYVTPLYQFRHTQLKSYSRQLSAFIAAEKQEGLAVEVGGLQNTFKVSFSVLQGLAETSDDPETVLIQVQSKPMFARQEDPPKTVWCGWLSCINGNPEYLQSLPKDFTCLPLFCSKGAEDLSSLVKSWLQRTFDCCFGPLDINQTTLQWLAALWTNCHMETNIQNLKMIWTLPVLPPLQVTYTVDSDDVLDLWRSTRESSAEKSREAEDEVCIDFSEVTRFMQGLMSHFYRHFRVDLSAGELNQVSSALGSAKVNGKIKISSSRYLISIFSLLTECALLKMPI, from the exons ATGGAGGGGTCTCGCGAAAG TGCAGGGAGGACTCCTCACAGCGGTGTTGTAAAGAGGAGGAGCAAAAGTCAGAGCTACCGGCGGTCAATCCGCACCTGCTTCGGCGTCGCATCAGGGCTTGGCCTGACGCCGGCGCTGACCGCACGAAGAATGAACACCAGCAGGAAAGCTCCAAGGTCCCAAAACATCACT GAAAAAGTGAAGCCAGAGCACCTGGAGTTGCTGGTGAAAACGGAGTGGCAGCTGTCGTACGTCACTCCTCTCTACCAGTTCAGACACACCCAGCTGAAGAGCTATTCCCGGCAGCTCTCTGCGTTCATTGCTGCAGAGAAGCAGGAGGGCCTGGCGGTGGAGGTGGGGGGGCTGCAGAACACCTTCAAAGTCTCCTTCTCCGTGCTGCAGGGGCTGGCAGAGACGAGCGATGACCCTGAGACTGTCCTCATCCAG gtacAGTCAAAGCCAATGTTTGCAAGGCAGGAAGATCCACCGAAGACGGTTTGGTGTGGGTGGTTGTCCTGCATCAATGGTAACCCTGAATATCTTCAGTCGCTTCCAAAGGATTTTACCTGCCTACCTCTGTTTTGCAGCAAAGGGGCTGAGGACCTGTCTTCTTTGGTTAAGTCTTGGTTACAGAGGACCTTTGACTGCTGCTTTGGCCCTCTGGACATCAACCAAACCACTCTGCAGTGGCTTGCTGCCTTATGGACCAACTGCCACATGGAAACCAACATCCAGAACTTGAAAATGATTTGGACTCTCCCAGTCTTGCCACCGCTACAGGTGACTTACACGGTCGACTCTGACGACGTGCTGGACCTGTGGAGAAGCACGAGGGAGAGTTCAGCGGAGAAGAGCAGGGAGGCGGAGGATGAAGTGTGTATCGACTTCTCGGAGGTGACGAGGTTCATGCAGGGACTCATGAGCCACTTTTACAGACACTTCAGGGTGGACCTTTCAGCTGGGGAACTGAACCAAGTGTCCTCTGCACTGGGATCAGCCAAAGTCAACGGCAAGATAAAG atttccaGTAGCAGATATCTAATCAGCATCTTCAGCCTGCTCACCGAATGTGCCCTCCTGAAAATGCCCATCTAG
- the LOC114140417 gene encoding FUN14 domain-containing protein 1 isoform X2, whose translation MNRALELRVRNSLKYTFHVVNNTAGQDDPESEDEVYEVVDLTEYARRHQWWSRVFGNNSGPIAEKYSVATQIMMGGVTGWCAGYVFQRVGKIAATAIGGGFLLLQIANHSGYVQVDWKKVEKDVNKAKKHLKKKANKAAPEINTFIEEATDFIKRNIVLSSGFVGGFFLGLAS comes from the exons ATGAACCGAGCACTTGAGCTTAGGGTCAGAAACAGcctaaaatatacatttcatgTGGTTAACAACACAGCAGGACAGGACGACCCAGAGAGCGAAGACGAGGTCTATGAGGTGGTGGACCTCACAGAGTACGCCCGGAGGCACCAGTGGTGGAGCCGGGTGTTTGGGAACAACTCCGGGCCGATTGCTGAGAAATATTCCGTGGCCACCCAGATCATGATGGGAGGGGTGACTGGCTG GTGTGCTGGCTATGTTTTCCAAAGAGTCGGGAAGATAGCGGCGACTGCCATTGGTGGAGGATTCCTTCTTTTACAG ATTGCTAACCACAGTGGTTACGTGCAGGTGGACTGGAAAAAGGTGGAGAAGGAcgtaaacaaagcaaaaaagcaCCTGAAGAAGAAGGCAAACAAAGCAGCCcctgaaataaacacattcattGAGGAG GCCACAGATTTTATAAAGAGGAATATCGTCCTGTCCAGCGGGTTTGTTGGTGGCTTCTTTTTGGGACTGGCATCCTAA